A region of Panicum virgatum strain AP13 chromosome 8N, P.virgatum_v5, whole genome shotgun sequence DNA encodes the following proteins:
- the LOC120684877 gene encoding uncharacterized protein LOC120684877, with translation MEIQCFIIISGCEISEAELTDLREIKKLLLSERPSDDYIAGVEGFLKFAYREKKPDAKIRCPCLNCVNRMLQKKDTVYDHLLCNGMLRGYSIWGCHGETASYISANKDSESQLPNLNHNMRQVLQEAFGYVDHGLNTNEHDVACSSKAGLDADSQAFFDLLTDADQPLWEGCELSKLTFLVLLFHVKSINKWSNKSLDDLLGILQLALPNGANIPKTFAEARKIIAKLGLRYEKILVCPNNCQLYRKDKKDHDFCSKCGASRWKNKADNTALTKKERRKAIPNKVLRYFPIKPRLKRLFMHKETARLTRWHDEERTKDGALRHPADSDVWKAIDTQYPDFALDSQNMRFAIASDGFNPFGKCNSTHSCWPIVLVPYNFPPWLCMKASSLMLTLTIPGYPGKDFHTFMQPVYDDLNELFEYGMPTYDAYRDEVFQLHAVLLYTVSDYPGAGILAQFSTNSQLGCLSCEEETSYKWLKYKQCYMGASTILA, from the coding sequence ATGGAAATTCAGTGCTTCATAATAATTTCAGGCTGTGAAATTTCAGAAGCAGAGCTTACGGACTTAAGAGAAATTAAGAAGTTGTTGCTTTCTGAAAGACCAAGTGATGACTATATAGCTGGGGTAGAAGGTTTTCTCAAGTTTGCATATAGGGAGAAGAAGCCCGATGCGAAGATTCGATGTCCATGTCTCAATTGTGTTAACAGGATGCTACAAAAGAAGGATACAGTGTATGATCACTTACTGTGCAACGGAATGCTGCGTGGATACAGCATATGGGGTTGCCATGGGGAAACAGCATCATATATCTCTGCAAACAAAGATTCAGAGTCACAACTTCCAAATCTAAACCATAATATGCGCCAGGTACTCCAGGAAGCATTTGGATATGTTGACCATGGACTAAACACAAATGAACATGATGTTGCATGTTCTTCTAAAGCTGGACTAGATGCAGATTCACAAGCTTTCTTTGATTTGCTTACAGATGCTGATCAACCTTTATGGGAAGGTTGTGAATTATCAAAACTAACTTTCTTAGTCCTCTTGTTCCATGTGAAGTCCATCAACAAGTGGAGCAATAAATCATTAGATGATTTGCTTGGAATTTTACAGCTTGCTCTACCAAATGGTGCTAATATACCAAAAACATTTGCAGAGGCTCGGAAGATCATTGCAAAGCTTGGTCTTAGGTATGAGAAAATTCTTGTGTGCCCAAATAATTGTCAGCTTTACCGAAAGGATAAGAAAGATCATGATTTCTGTTCAAAATGTGGGGCTTCAAGGTGGAAAAATAAAGCAGACAACACAGCCTTAACAAAGAAGGAAAGAAGAAAGGCAATCCCAAATAAGGTACTGCGCTACTTTCCAATCAAACCTAGGCTTAAAAGGCTTTTTATGCACAAAGAAACAGCTAGGTTAACTAGATGGCATGATGAGGAGCGTACAAAGGATGGGGCATTGCGCCATCCTGCTGATTCAGATGTTTGGAAAGCTATTGATACTCAATATCCTGACTTTGCATTAGATTCTCAGAACATGAGATTTGCAATAGCTAGTGATGGGTTTAACCCATTTGGGAAGTGTAATTCAACCCACAGTTGTTGGCCTATTGTCTTGGTGCCCTATAACTTTCCTCCATGGTTATGCATGAAAGCTTCTTCTCTCATGCTTACGTTAACAATTCCTGGTTACCCTGGAAAGGACTTTCATACATTTATGCAACCAGTTTATGATGACCTAAATGAGCTTTTTGAATATGGTATGCCTACATATGATGCATATCGAGATGAGGTGTTCCAACTTCATGCTGTATTATTATATACAGTGAGTGACTATCCTGGGGCTGGGATATTGGCACAGTTTAGTACCAATAGCCAGTTGGGTTGCCTTTCTTGTGAAGAAGAAACAAGTTACAAATGGTTGAAGTACAAGCAATGTTACATGGGGGCATCGACGATTCTTGCCTGA